A region from the Maledivibacter sp. genome encodes:
- a CDS encoding helix-turn-helix transcriptional regulator yields MGIIVNLDVMMAKRKISLSELAQRVGITNANLSILKNNKAKAIRFTTLNAICRELDCQPGDILEYVSN; encoded by the coding sequence GTGGGAATAATTGTTAATCTTGATGTTATGATGGCAAAAAGAAAAATATCATTGTCGGAATTGGCTCAAAGAGTAGGAATAACTAATGCGAACTTATCTATATTGAAGAATAATAAAGCCAAGGCAATAAGGTTTACTACCTTAAACGCTATATGCAGGGAACTGGATTGTCAGCCTGGTGATATATTAGAATATGTGTCTAATTAG
- a CDS encoding DUF2975 domain-containing protein produces MKYYGKGSLSGLLKITLDSLLLIGVIMFVLISKNTLFSENLIISTPKRIFIYLLFLTGSISLIFIVYNLRKIVKSLVNINPFVRENVKILRHISIECFIITVCYLLNLIMNPIYGDFQLIYIDSRGIHTDMEFFIFFFAGCFILILSKVFQQAVETKEENDFTI; encoded by the coding sequence ATGAAATATTATGGTAAGGGCTCTTTATCGGGTTTATTAAAAATAACTTTAGATAGTTTACTATTAATAGGTGTAATTATGTTTGTACTTATATCAAAGAACACATTATTTTCAGAGAATCTTATTATCAGCACCCCAAAAAGAATATTTATTTATTTGCTGTTCTTAACGGGGAGTATATCATTAATTTTTATAGTATATAACTTAAGAAAAATAGTAAAATCACTAGTAAATATCAATCCTTTTGTTAGAGAAAATGTTAAAATCTTAAGGCATATATCAATAGAGTGTTTTATTATAACAGTGTGCTATTTGTTAAATCTCATAATGAATCCTATATATGGTGATTTTCAACTAATATATATTGACTCTAGGGGTATTCACACTGATATGGAGTTCTTTATTTTCTTCTTCGCCGGATGTTTTATATTGATATTATCAAAGGTTTTTCAACAAGCTGTGGAGACTAAGGAAGAAAATGATTTTACTATATAA